One stretch of Chryseobacterium fluminis DNA includes these proteins:
- a CDS encoding SRPBCC family protein — MESDIIFNKDFDSNSVYIMKIFNADVSEMWNYFTQSELLDQWWAPKPWKCETRHQDFRKDGSWLYSMIGPEGERHYAQMKYGEIMEHRSFDGVDNFCDENGQVNPDFPDTRWLFGFTGVEEGTKITVNIHFQSEQAMKQLLEMGFEDGFKRGLDQLEQILINP, encoded by the coding sequence ATGGAATCTGATATCATTTTTAACAAAGATTTTGATTCGAACAGTGTATATATTATGAAGATATTTAACGCTGATGTTTCAGAGATGTGGAATTATTTTACCCAATCGGAATTACTGGATCAATGGTGGGCTCCAAAACCGTGGAAGTGTGAAACCAGACACCAGGATTTCAGGAAAGACGGAAGTTGGCTCTACTCCATGATTGGACCGGAGGGTGAAAGGCATTACGCGCAGATGAAATACGGTGAAATCATGGAACACAGAAGTTTTGACGGTGTCGATAACTTCTGTGATGAAAACGGGCAGGTAAATCCTGATTTTCCGGATACCAGGTGGCTGTTCGGTTTCACCGGCGTGGAAGAAGGAACAAAAATTACCGTTAATATTCATTTTCAATCGGAGCAGGCCATGAAGCAGCTACTGGAAATGGGTTTTGAAGACGGTTTTAAAAGAGGACTGGATCAGTTAGAGCAGATTTTAATAAACCCTTAA
- a CDS encoding S9 family peptidase — protein MKAPQAKKIEKILETHGDKRTDNYFWLNERENPEVIKYLEEENAYANFIMEDTEAFQEELFEEMKARYKKDDESLPYFFNGYWYIVRYEEGKEYPIFCRKYQSLDNEEEIIIDVNDLAEGEDYFEVGSLAVSPNNEMVSFSEDKVGRRIYSIHFKDLKTGEILSDKIDNTTGKAVWANDNEHVFYIRKDESLRAFQVYRHKLGTDASEDVLIFHEEDDTFDVNVFKTKSLEYIFIASSSTISDEHRFIPSDNVFADWTIIQPRIDDLEYSVEHYEDEFYIITNADDAFNFKIVKAKISNCGMENWVDVITHRPEVLLEGFEIFRHYLVLEEREEGLLQIKIIEEQTQESYYLPFSDPTYTAYIGVNLEFDTEILRYGYTSLTQPSSTYEYNMKDKTTRLLKQQEVLGGTFFPENYISERIWAESRDGEVKIPISLVYHKDTKKSADTPLLLYGYGSYGHTVDASFSNVRLSILDRGFIYAIAHIRGGEYLGREWYENGKMMFKKNTFFDFIDAGKYLIKENYTSSKHLYAMGGSAGGLLVGAVMNYEPALFNGIVAQVPFVDVVTTMLDETIPLTTGEYDEWGNPNDEEYYHYMKDYSPYDNVEAKDYPHALITTGLHDSQVQYWEPAKWTAKLRELKTDDNLLIFKTDMSSGHGGASGRFESLKEDALEYAFLLKLENKKDD, from the coding sequence AGGAAGAGCTTTTTGAGGAAATGAAGGCCCGTTATAAAAAAGATGATGAATCTCTACCCTATTTTTTTAATGGATACTGGTACATCGTTCGTTACGAAGAGGGAAAAGAATATCCTATTTTTTGCAGAAAGTATCAAAGTCTGGATAACGAAGAAGAAATTATTATCGATGTCAATGACCTGGCAGAAGGTGAAGACTATTTTGAAGTCGGCAGCCTCGCGGTAAGCCCGAATAATGAGATGGTATCCTTCTCTGAAGACAAAGTAGGGCGAAGAATTTATTCCATTCATTTTAAAGATTTAAAGACCGGAGAAATTCTTTCTGATAAAATCGACAATACGACAGGAAAAGCAGTCTGGGCTAATGATAACGAGCATGTTTTTTACATCCGAAAAGATGAAAGTCTACGTGCATTCCAGGTCTACAGACATAAATTGGGCACCGATGCTTCAGAAGATGTTCTTATCTTCCATGAAGAGGATGACACTTTTGACGTGAATGTCTTCAAAACAAAATCTCTGGAATATATTTTCATCGCAAGTTCAAGTACGATTTCCGACGAGCATAGATTCATTCCTTCCGATAATGTTTTTGCAGACTGGACGATCATTCAGCCGAGAATCGATGATCTGGAATATTCTGTAGAGCATTATGAAGACGAATTCTACATCATTACCAATGCAGATGATGCGTTTAATTTCAAAATCGTAAAAGCAAAGATCAGTAATTGCGGAATGGAAAACTGGGTGGATGTCATTACTCACCGTCCGGAAGTACTATTGGAAGGCTTTGAAATTTTCAGACATTATCTCGTCCTTGAGGAAAGAGAGGAAGGGCTGCTGCAGATCAAAATCATTGAAGAACAGACACAGGAATCATACTACCTTCCTTTTTCAGATCCTACTTATACTGCTTATATCGGCGTCAATCTTGAGTTTGACACGGAAATTTTACGCTATGGTTATACTTCACTGACCCAGCCAAGCTCTACTTACGAATATAATATGAAGGACAAAACCACCCGACTTTTGAAACAGCAGGAGGTTCTGGGTGGAACATTTTTCCCGGAAAATTACATTTCGGAAAGGATATGGGCAGAATCCCGGGATGGAGAGGTAAAAATTCCGATTTCTCTGGTTTACCATAAAGACACGAAAAAATCTGCAGATACCCCGTTGCTTCTGTACGGTTACGGAAGCTACGGTCATACCGTTGACGCAAGCTTCTCAAATGTGAGGCTGTCCATTTTAGACCGTGGTTTCATTTATGCCATTGCTCATATCAGAGGAGGTGAATATTTAGGAAGAGAATGGTATGAGAACGGAAAAATGATGTTTAAGAAGAATACCTTTTTTGATTTTATCGATGCCGGAAAATATCTGATTAAAGAAAATTACACTTCATCAAAACATCTGTATGCGATGGGCGGCAGTGCAGGCGGACTTCTGGTAGGTGCTGTGATGAATTATGAACCGGCTTTATTTAACGGAATCGTGGCGCAGGTCCCTTTTGTAGATGTTGTGACAACCATGCTGGATGAAACCATTCCTCTGACTACCGGGGAATACGACGAATGGGGAAATCCGAATGACGAAGAATATTATCATTATATGAAAGATTATTCGCCTTATGACAATGTAGAAGCTAAAGACTACCCTCATGCTCTGATCACCACCGGACTTCATGATTCCCAGGTTCAGTATTGGGAGCCTGCCAAATGGACGGCAAAATTAAGAGAGCTGAAGACGGATGACAATCTTCTGATCTTTAAGACCGATATGAGCTCAGGACACGGAGGTGCCAGCGGAAGATTCGAATCCCTAAAAGAGGATGCGCTGGAATATGCCTTCTTATTAAAATTAGAAAATAAAAAAGATGATTAA